The following are encoded together in the Picrophilus oshimae DSM 9789 genome:
- a CDS encoding menaquinone biosynthesis decarboxylase produces MVFDNLGEYLNFLRERNDLVEVNDPVDTDLELTWILSEEQRIGKRRSMIFKNVNGYDIPVAGNLFASDEKIEYILGDKPFNIGTKLKNLVRIPDNTESMISRGLEMLKELSGLKPHIGSRKDSEFNVLEKVDLNRYPICKTWPDDGGKFITMPMVITKDPETGQRNVGTYRMQVYDSETTGMHWHIHKGGAEQMSKYKKPMDVAVVIGSDPLTFFSSVAPLPNGIDEFSFRGLLARKRMDLIKGETVDLEYPRNSEIVLEGYVDPSETRLEGPFGDHTGYYSLQEQFPVFHIKKIIEKKNPIYTTTIVGKLWHEDVRIGKAIERLFLPLIQIQIPEIVDLNTMEEGVFHEMIVVSIKKRYPGHAKKVMFSIWGTGQLMLSKIVVIVDDDINIHDRSQVLWAIATRVDPASDVLIIPGTLTDSLDHTARTFNYGSKMGIDATKKLKGENYNRTWPDVLSMTGDIEKKADDIISKLTGKN; encoded by the coding sequence ATGGTATTTGATAATCTTGGTGAGTATCTTAATTTTTTAAGGGAAAGGAATGACCTTGTTGAAGTAAATGATCCTGTTGACACAGATCTTGAGCTTACATGGATATTAAGCGAGGAGCAGCGTATTGGCAAAAGGAGATCGATGATCTTTAAAAATGTTAATGGCTATGACATCCCTGTTGCAGGCAATCTGTTCGCAAGCGATGAAAAAATAGAATACATACTCGGTGATAAGCCATTTAACATAGGAACAAAACTAAAGAATCTTGTCAGAATACCTGATAACACGGAATCAATGATATCACGCGGCCTTGAGATGCTAAAGGAGCTCAGCGGTTTAAAACCGCATATAGGCAGCAGAAAGGACTCGGAGTTTAATGTTCTTGAAAAGGTTGATCTAAACCGCTATCCGATATGCAAAACCTGGCCGGATGATGGTGGGAAATTCATCACAATGCCGATGGTTATTACAAAGGATCCTGAAACAGGCCAGAGGAACGTTGGAACCTACAGAATGCAGGTCTACGATTCAGAGACAACGGGCATGCACTGGCATATACACAAAGGCGGTGCCGAGCAGATGTCAAAGTATAAAAAGCCCATGGACGTTGCCGTTGTTATAGGCTCTGATCCGCTCACATTCTTTTCATCGGTTGCACCGCTGCCCAACGGTATAGATGAATTCTCCTTTAGGGGTCTTCTTGCAAGGAAGCGTATGGATCTTATTAAGGGTGAGACTGTGGATCTGGAATATCCAAGGAATTCAGAGATCGTTCTTGAGGGCTATGTCGATCCATCTGAAACAAGGCTCGAGGGTCCATTTGGCGATCATACCGGTTACTATTCCTTGCAGGAACAGTTTCCTGTGTTTCATATAAAAAAGATCATAGAGAAAAAGAATCCAATTTACACAACGACAATCGTTGGAAAGCTATGGCATGAGGATGTTAGAATAGGAAAGGCCATTGAAAGGCTGTTTTTACCATTAATACAGATTCAGATACCCGAAATCGTTGATTTAAACACCATGGAGGAGGGCGTCTTTCATGAAATGATCGTTGTTTCTATAAAGAAGAGGTACCCGGGCCATGCAAAGAAGGTTATGTTCTCAATCTGGGGAACAGGGCAGCTAATGCTTTCTAAGATTGTTGTAATAGTTGATGATGATATTAATATACATGACAGGTCACAGGTTCTCTGGGCCATAGCAACCAGGGTTGACCCGGCAAGCGATGTTTTAATAATACCAGGTACACTAACTGATAGTCTGGATCATACTGCAAGGACATTTAACTACGGTTCAAAGATGGGCATAGATGCAACAAAGAAGCTTAAGGGTGAAAATTATAACAGAACGTGGCCGGATGTGCTTTCAATGACCGGCGATATAGAGAAAAAGGCCGATGATATAATATCGAAATTAACCGGTAAAAACTAA
- a CDS encoding APC family permease, whose product MEFGSLRENVHKFNDLIALSVSSVAPAFSIAASYGVIFYYLRFQSLLGIIIAMPFFLLAALIFKKFNRSIPNAGASYVWGKNLVSDRYGRFQSWIVSLAYFFSIPPIVIPAGEYTMDLLKLFGLVTESTVNLFLIGSFWILISFLFLALGARPTSRATEIFIITEITVILIFLVLAIKGFPEHYINKFSFSWVDPLKIKRPYMFIAGFLAIATIMDGWEIDSYASEESMNKNRYPGTTGIIGLIFVFIIYIITMTLMEMETPAGMLSLSDDPLFAWASYISDDSWIMLIAVISSTASSLWLTTYILSRAWYSMARDGIMFRPFGYIDKRGSPLISLIIIALLTEIVNAVMLFIPSIENFFAELLSLSGAFLLAEFCMDGFTGLYFFSGKNNHNKFYILISAIVFSGMLLMIILGFYTNINLVYIAIPVIIPGIIIAIKNVNLRN is encoded by the coding sequence ATGGAGTTTGGATCATTAAGGGAGAACGTTCATAAATTCAATGATCTGATAGCACTTTCCGTTTCAAGCGTTGCACCGGCATTCAGCATAGCAGCCTCGTATGGCGTGATATTTTATTATCTAAGATTTCAATCCCTGCTCGGAATTATAATTGCAATGCCGTTCTTTCTCCTTGCTGCATTAATCTTTAAAAAATTTAACAGAAGTATCCCAAATGCCGGTGCATCCTATGTCTGGGGAAAAAATCTTGTTTCGGATAGATACGGCAGATTTCAGTCATGGATAGTTTCACTTGCATATTTTTTCTCGATACCGCCGATAGTTATACCTGCAGGCGAGTACACAATGGATCTTTTAAAATTATTTGGACTTGTTACGGAAAGCACGGTTAATTTATTCCTTATCGGCTCATTCTGGATACTTATATCGTTTTTATTCCTTGCACTCGGGGCAAGACCAACATCCAGGGCAACCGAGATATTTATAATAACAGAGATCACGGTAATTTTAATCTTCCTTGTGCTTGCAATAAAAGGTTTTCCTGAGCATTACATAAACAAATTTTCATTCTCCTGGGTTGACCCATTAAAGATAAAAAGACCTTACATGTTTATAGCCGGTTTCCTGGCAATAGCAACAATAATGGATGGCTGGGAGATAGATTCATATGCCTCTGAGGAATCAATGAATAAAAATAGATATCCTGGAACAACTGGAATCATTGGTTTGATCTTTGTTTTTATAATATATATTATAACAATGACGCTCATGGAAATGGAAACGCCGGCAGGCATGTTATCATTAAGTGATGATCCATTATTTGCCTGGGCATCTTATATATCAGACGATTCGTGGATAATGCTCATAGCTGTGATATCATCAACCGCAAGCTCTCTATGGCTCACAACATACATACTGAGCAGGGCATGGTATTCAATGGCCAGGGATGGTATAATGTTCAGGCCATTTGGCTACATAGATAAACGCGGAAGCCCATTAATATCCCTGATTATAATAGCATTATTAACCGAGATTGTAAATGCTGTTATGCTTTTTATACCATCAATAGAGAATTTCTTTGCAGAACTTTTATCACTATCAGGCGCCTTCCTGCTGGCAGAGTTCTGCATGGATGGCTTTACAGGCCTTTACTTCTTCTCAGGGAAAAATAACCATAACAAATTCTATATTTTAATTTCTGCGATTGTCTTTTCAGGCATGCTTTTAATGATAATCCTTGGCTTTTATACAAATATAAACCTGGTATACATAGCCATACCAGTGATAATACCAGGGATTATAATTGCAATAAAAAATGTAAATTTAAGAAACTAA
- a CDS encoding NADP-dependent isocitrate dehydrogenase: MDRIMFENGSWIVPEKPVILYANGDGIGPEIMDATRKVVDAATAMEKKSIAWKEILLGDRAEELKGDRFPEESIKAINDYRVLLKAPLNTPVGKGFKSINVRIRMLLDLYANIRPVKFMPGLESPLKNPEKVNLTIFRENTDDLYLGYEWSYDTDEAKRIRKFLKDEFNIDISDDSGIGIKPMSRYKTQRITRLAVKYAMDNNLKKITIMHKGNVMKYTEGAFREWAYETALNEFSDYVSRDDDKKIIINDIIADNMFQQIITRPDEYQLILAPNVDGDYISDAAGALIGNIGTLGGANIGDNGAMFEAVHGTAPKYAGKNVADPLGLIRGAQLMLRYMGWNRAADAIEKAIQASINEKKVTNDLARFFNVEPLGTREYGDYLVDKIKVLVS; encoded by the coding sequence ATGGACAGAATAATGTTTGAAAATGGAAGCTGGATAGTACCAGAAAAGCCTGTAATTTTGTATGCAAATGGAGACGGCATAGGTCCTGAGATAATGGATGCAACCAGGAAGGTTGTGGATGCTGCCACGGCCATGGAGAAAAAATCCATAGCATGGAAGGAGATCCTCCTTGGAGATAGGGCCGAGGAATTAAAGGGCGATAGATTTCCGGAGGAATCAATAAAGGCAATAAATGATTACAGGGTTCTTTTAAAGGCGCCTTTGAATACACCTGTTGGCAAGGGCTTTAAATCGATAAATGTTAGAATAAGGATGTTGCTTGATCTGTACGCAAACATAAGGCCTGTAAAGTTCATGCCGGGTCTTGAAAGCCCATTAAAAAATCCAGAAAAGGTTAATTTAACGATCTTTAGAGAAAACACTGACGATCTTTACCTTGGCTATGAATGGAGCTACGACACGGATGAGGCAAAAAGGATAAGAAAATTCCTCAAGGACGAGTTTAACATAGATATAAGCGACGACTCTGGTATAGGCATAAAGCCAATGAGCAGGTATAAAACACAGAGAATAACAAGGCTTGCGGTAAAATATGCCATGGATAACAATCTTAAAAAGATAACAATAATGCACAAGGGAAACGTCATGAAGTACACAGAAGGTGCATTCAGGGAGTGGGCATATGAAACAGCACTGAATGAATTTTCTGATTACGTATCAAGAGACGATGATAAAAAGATAATAATAAACGATATAATCGCGGATAACATGTTCCAGCAGATAATAACCAGGCCAGATGAGTATCAATTAATTCTTGCGCCAAATGTTGACGGTGATTACATCTCGGATGCGGCCGGTGCCTTAATAGGCAATATAGGCACGCTTGGCGGTGCAAACATCGGCGACAACGGTGCAATGTTCGAGGCTGTTCATGGTACAGCGCCAAAGTACGCCGGAAAGAACGTTGCAGATCCGCTTGGGCTGATACGCGGTGCGCAGTTAATGCTTAGATACATGGGCTGGAACCGTGCAGCTGATGCAATAGAAAAGGCAATACAGGCATCAATAAACGAAAAGAAGGTTACAAACGATCTTGCAAGGTTCTTTAACGTTGAGCCTCTTGGCACCAGGGAATACGGTGATTACCTTGTAGATAAAATAAAGGTATTAGTTTCTTAA